The genomic stretch AAACACACAAAAAGAAGCTTGGTTCACCAAGCTCGGTCCCAATGGTCGAATTCCAGTCATCGTGGACCACGACCAAGGTGGCTTTGCTGTGCAAGAGGGTCTTGGTGAGTAAACGGTCAACGTGTATGATGGGGTAGAGGATGCTGACGAGCTTTGCTAGCCATTCTTACTTATTTGACGCGCCACTATGATCCTGAACACAAGTTCAGTTTCGCAGACCCATTGGATGTCTCGCGAGCTGAGCAATGGATGGCTTGGCAGCACGGTGGGCTGGGTCCGATGCAAGGTCAAGCCAACCATTTCAACCGTTTCGCCAAGGAACGCATCTACTATGGAATGCAGAGGTACACGGGCGAGACTGAGCGCCTAGTCGGCATCCTAGACTCGCACCTTGCCAACACCGACTACCTCGTCGGTAACAAGTTCAGTATCGCCGACATTGCAAGCTTTGGTTGGATCCACATGCTGCGCTTCTCGGGCGTGGACTTGTCCTCTTTTCCCAATCTAGAGAAGTGGTGGGAGAGGATACTTGCTCGGCCCGCAGTTCAGAGGGGCCTGGAAGTGCCGAGCAAGAGTGGATTTGGCAACGATTCGTACCTGcagaagctcaaggaggACAAGGAATTTGCCGAAAAGGAGCATAAGCTGATGGAGCAGATCAAGGAGGCCAAGGAGCAGTATGGTTACAAGTACTCGAGCCCGTAGAGGCGTAATGTGGGTGAGTTGGAAATAACGCCAGATGTGACTCCGAGAACAAAAGCACAGGGTACATACAATGCAATGTAACCAAGAAAATCTTTCATGAACATCTTTACCCAAGTTTCACACTGTGACTTCCCTCGAGAGTTATCATCCAATCACACTCAGGTGTGACACTGAATTGGATGCGCGCTAACCGGGCGCCAACGACGTCAGCGAAGCGCCGGCAAACAGGATCCCTGCCACTTTTACCACATGGCACACATCTACCGTACAACCCGACCTGCGACGAGCGCCAACGAACCCCAGGACGTGTTCACCGTTGAAGACGTGACAGTATGACAGTAATAGTAAGAGACGTGAAAATAAATATCGCATAGAGCCAGCATCGCAGCGTGCAGTAATCCCCCCTGTTCTCTTCTCTTCCCTTCTACAAACTTCGCCGGCTTCGATAGTCGCACCGTCTTCCCCAACCTTATCTGCATCCAACCCTCTGCAACCGCCGATCCCTACACAGAACCGTCATAAACCCCGTGCACAGTGCACAATTTACGCACCTTGGCAGGGTCTGGAAGCCACATCTCACCCTAAGCCGACGTCATAAGTCCCCTGAGGAAGGAAGTGGACAAAACACTGTTAAGACCCTAAGGCCCTCTTATCCATTCACGCACGGCTCGCAGAAAAACCCCACTTGTTGTTCCTGCGCAGAAACAAGGGCATTGTTCGAGAAAAACAAGAACAATAAACACGTCGATCATCGTTCACAATACCAACattgtgtgtgtgtgtgtgtgtgtgaaGGAAGAAGTCTTTTCGATTACATACTTATTCCTAGTTTTTTTACCCGACGATTCTACGTTCTTCTCCACATTCACACACGTATCCATACACATCGGCCTTTCCTTACTAGGATTTCACCAGAATAACTTCACCTCAACCCCGCTCAACTCAACCCCCCAAGATTTCAAAAAGGTAAGTCTTGAACGTCCGCCATCATCTTCGGAAAAATCAAACGCTGACATGCTCCTAGCCATGGGTCTTAAATTCCTCCCGTCTAGCACCCTGCGAGGCGAAAAAGCTACCCTCGGTACCTCGCTCCGCGCCTCGCTCTCCGCAACGACAATCGCGCGCCTTGTCCTTCGCCTCTTCCAATTCGTCATGGCCCTCACCGTCATCGGCATGTACGCCGTCGACCTGGACCGCGCACGCAAGGCCGATAAGTACGTTGATAGCAAGTGGGTCTGGGCGGTCGTCTGCGGTTCGCTCGGTGCCGTAGCCTCGCTCGTCTTCATGCTCCCGTTCTTCAAGGCGTGGTTCTTCTTCGTCGTGGACGCCGTGTTGTTCCTGTGCTACCTTGTCGCGTTTGGCATCTTCGGCAAAATGTTCATTGGAGAGGATCCAGAGGGAAACAAGGGCATTCAACGCATGAAGAATGGCGTCTGGGTGCTTCTTACGAATGTTGTGCTTTGGTTCATCACAGCGATTGTCGGGGCTGTGTTGTTTTGGAAGGCGCGAAAGGCACGGACTACTCATACTGGGCGTGCGGGCATGCATGTCTAAGTTTTGAGTgttttcttttcttttcctTTTCCATGGCGGGGTGGGAGTTGACGTGGGTGTGCTGACTGGATGTCTGTGCGAACAGAGGATTTCGTTTGAGGCCAAGCTTGAGATCGGACACTGGGAAGCGTCGTTTTATGGACCCAAGACTGTTGGTTGCACGACAACTCCTACGCCTTCGTTGACTGTGACGGTGCCATCATCAGTCTTGACGCCTACCTCGTCTGTACCGACGTCTCGAAGTTTCCTCCCAGTCTCAACACACAGCATTGATCAATCCGCACCCTCAAATCCCGCACCATCATCACTGTCAGCTTCAACCTCACCACCAAGCACAGCCATAACCCGCCCGCCTACCTACCACACAAACGCCCCTGTCCATTATTCCCCACAGTATACCACGGCTTCAGTTCAGACGGCCACAACAGCAGAAGCCTCAGACCTTCAGCAAGAGGAGTCTGTTCAGTCTTTTCAGTCATGGCTTTCCTTATTCCCAGAGCACACGATACCCTTTGTTTTCCGCGAGTTGCTGCATTGAGAGCTCTGTTATTTTTAGCACTTCTGCCTATTGGAGACTTGTCTGGTTGTTAGTTACGAAATGATTATCAACATTTTTATCATGTTTGCTCTctgttgggaatcgaacctgcggtagataaggcagctggttgctgcatgcacgagcttggattacacggctgactaagccgtgtggtccgagctctagctgctgccttactgccgacctccctccacctccatagaacaacaagaacaatcacaatcatttcaactcgttgcaacgaaggtgattccgataccttagccgtatcaacactgatcagtggTTGCTACACCACAGATCGGCTAGATATCTGACAAGGAGACCCATCAGCTCTTTTGCTGTGTAGTCTTGGCCAAGAAGCGACTCCTCCTACCTCACAGTAGCAAGGAGTGCGAAGTACAGCACCGCCCGCAGAGACTACCTATCAAGGTAGCGCTTTCGCCGACAGTTCTGAAGGAGATCTTGAACGAAAAGATCTGCGTCAACCACGCACAAAAACAACTGACAACGCCTGCAACTAACAGCAAACAATCGACTGACTTCAGCACCATGGCACCATACAAGAGCGTCAAGTACCGATCGTGGTACTCCGAGATGCACAAGAGTGAGTATGTCAACGCGGAACTCGACCCGACCGACACAGTCATAAACACCGACAAACTGAACACTGTCGTCCTCGATTGGGTCGTCCAAGTTGAAGACGATGGACAGTTCGacctcttcatcctccagGAGTTCCAAAAGTCCTTCGAGGATTGGACTCAAGATATCATAAGTGCGGTCGACGTGCGGCTCCGGAAAGCAGTCAAGGAATTGCTCCGACACCGAGGGATTTACATCCAGATCAACAGTCGTGACACAGTAATAACgcaactgtacaacctcctccatctctcGTCGTGCCCGATATGGCCTGACGACGAGCTTGAGCTTATGCGACTCGTCGACGGTTTCAAGTGTCGACAGCTCACAAACAGCAACTACAGTTACCCTAACCCTCCGCAGCCACCAACAGGATACCCACAAGCACAGTACTCACCGTCGCCAGCTCAACTCAACGTGACAGCACTCACAAACCTCGCGAAGCTGTACAATAACAACGATAAGTTCAGTGGTGACAAGTATGACGTGCTCAGTCACAAACTGGTCATCTTTCGAGAGCTTTGCGCCAAAGTCGGCATTCAACCTGGCCAAACTGACCGCTACAAGCTAGCCATCTCCACTATGCTTACTGGCAAAGCGTCAACTTACTACTACCAATCTATCGCTCCACTTGACCTTGGATACGAAGACATCATCGCGAAACTGGGCGCCTACTTCCACACTACCGAGAACTACCAGTTGTTCTTGAACGAATGGCGCACCATTATGCTAAAGGACGTCATCGCAAGTAATCCTGACAAGACAATTGCGCAATGCCTTGACTTGCTCATCGACAAGCTCCACAAGCTGTACCAAGCGATGGCTCAGCAGAATGGACTCAGCGAGTCAAGCCTCACCGGACAACTTGTGTCAGCATGCCAGGGTGTCGAAGCCTGCAGCGCAGTCCTGATCCGACCTGCGTCGACCTTTGAAGCAGTCGCTTCAGAGCTCCGCAACGCCGTCGGTAACTGGCAACGCTGTCACCCGCATGCTCGAACGCAGTTCAACTATGACAATGAACAGACAGACGATGACATCTTCTACACAAACCGACGATACAACCGAAACGACGAACCTCGCGACAGACCCCGAGGCTATGGCACCGGTCGCTTCAACCGCGGACCGACGCTGTCACGACCGCGATACCCTCCCCGCCGCTCGCACGATAAAAAGTGCTATGTGTGCGGCAAACAAGGATGCTGGTCAACGCGACATTCACACGAGGAGCGCAATGAGTCGCACCAACGCTTCAAGACTTATGTCCAAAACCACGATCTCGATGACGACTACGACGTGTTCCTCGCCGGATTCgaaggcatcgagcttcatgacgaggcagaggacgacgacggcAACCGCGTTGATGACCTCGATGCGTACTTCCAACATGAACAATTCAACACCGCTGCTTGCGGAACCATCGACGGGCAAGCGCTCACCATCAACCTCAACGACGCCGCGGCGACCCACGCGATCACTGGGATCGACCCATACGCGTCGGAGACTGCAAAGGAGGCACCCCACATGTTCACCTTCGATCACCGATATGGTGCTCACTGTTTCCAAGGCATCATGCCCGACACCGGCGCGGCCGGAGTCTCCACTGCAGGAAAGACCCAGGTCATGGCACTGCAACGCCTCCAGCCATCGGCCACGATCAATGAGTCCACGGCAGGTCGCCACCGAATTCGATTTGGAGATAACCCAGAGTGTCTCTCACTTGGCGAGGTGAAGGTCAAAACCCCGCTCGGCGTTATACTTTTTGCGGTGATGCCGACCAACACGCCTTTCTTgctgtgccttgcagacatggaccgccACGGGATCTACCTCAACAATGTTGACAACGTGCTTGTACACGAGTCACGGGAGTACCCCATTGTgcgcaaatggggacacccatGGCTCCTGCTCGACGACCAAGAGACCGCGACGCACTACCTCACCGAGGTAGAGCTTGCGCAACTCCATCGGCGCTTTGGTCATCCAGCTGCGGGACGACTCTACAAGGTCCTCGCGAGAGCAGGTTATGACGAAGTCGATGCGGCGACCATCGAAAAGATCAACAAGTTCTGTCACCAATGTCAGATTACTGGCAAGGCGCCAGGACGATTTCGGTTTACCCTCCGCGACGATATCAACTTCAACTATCGACTTATCGTCGACGTGATGTACATTAATCAGAGGCCAGTACTTCATGCTATTGACGAAGCAACTGCCTTCCAAGCAGCGCGCTTTCTCACCGACATGAAAGCAAGCACAACATGGGACACACTCCGCGCCATGTGGATCGATATGTACGTTGGTCCGCCTGATGTCATAGCCACCGACGCTGGCAAGAACTTTGCGAGCGAGGAGTTTGTCAACAATGCAAAGACAATGGCCATCGAGGTTGACGAGGTGCCTGTCGAGGCGCATAACTCCATCGGCAAGGTGGAGCGGTACCATGCGGCCATCCGCCGTGCCTTCGAAGTCATCTCCGCCGACATAGACAGCGACACGTCATCTGAACACCtcctccagatggctgtgaaaGCCGTCAACGACACTGCTGGTCCAGATGGCCTTGTGCCTACTCTCCTCGTCTTTGGCACCTACCCCCGCCTATCCAAGacatcgccgccatcaccatccaTCAGCGCGCGCGCGAAAGCGATAAAGAACGCGATGGCGGAGGTCCGCAAGATCAAAGCAAAACGCCAGGTGAACGACGCACTTGCGACACGCAACGGACCGAACGTCATTGAAACGCTTCAGCTCCCGATCCAGAGCAGCGTAAAGGTTTGGCGCGAGAACCGCGGTTGGACTGGTCCCCATACCCTCATCGCCATGAACGACGACCTAACCGCCGCGATTGTCGACGTCGACGGCAGGCAGGCGACATTTCGAGTCACATCGGTGCAGCCATACCACCGCAACAACTCCACCGTTATCCcgcgcgacgacgacgacaacgacaatTGCGGGGATGCGGACGATGACGAGTTTATCCCAGAGACAGAAGTTCCACCTCCACGAAAGCGCGGTCGCCCCAAAGGCTCCAAAAACAAGCCAAAACCAGCTCCCATCGAGACCAACGACGTCAACCTCACGCAACGCGAGGAGGACGACTTAGTGCTGTCCAGGAAGCTGCGTGCCACTGGCAAGATCACAACCCTAGGCGAACCATTCGAACTATCCACCAAGGCAGAGATTGACGCGCTGATCACTCGCGGAGTGTTCCGCTTCGAGGAGTATGACCCTCAGCGCCATGGTGGCATCCGCGTCTTTAAGTCACGGATTGTCAACGAGGTCAAAGGCAAAACTACCACTAAGCCGTACGAGAAATCGCGCCTCGTTGTTCAGGGTTATGCCGATGATGGAAAACGGATTGTGCTCACACAAAGCCCGACGATCCAGCGCGCCAGTCAGCGCATTATTATCGCGCTTGCACCCTCACTGCTTCAAATGGGCATGACGCTATGGCTtcgagatatcacgcaggCGTACACGCAAGCCGATGACCATCTCCAGCGCACGATCATCGCGGATCTTCCCACGCAACTCCGCAATGTCTACCCCAAAGGCACCATCATGGTGGTCGTGAAGCCGCTGTACGGCATCGCCGAGGCAGGAGCGTACTGGTGGTCAACCTACTTCAAACACCATACCACGACACTCGGGATGGAAACATCAACctatgacccgtgcctctTAATCACCAAGCCAACGGCGTTAGGCTTTGGTATTGTCGGCATGCAAACTGATGACACGCTCGGTCTGTCCGATGACGTGTTTGCCAATAAGGAGAGCAAGGAGCTGCGCTTCAGCGCCAAAGAGAAGCAGTTTCTTACTACTAACAACCCTATCGACTTTAACGGGTGCGTCGTTAGTCTCACAACAGACGGCGTGATCACACTACGCCAAAAGAAACAAGGTGAGAAACTGGAGATCGCAACTGACAAGAAGACGTACATTCAACAACGCGCACGTGGCGCTTACATCGCGACAATCTGTCAACCCGAAGCAAGCTTCGACCTCGCCGCTGCTGCGCAAGCGAGTGAGcctacaaaagaagaaatatcCAAGTTAAACAAACGCATCGAATGGCAAAAGAAGAACCTCTGCCATGGGTTGACCTACGTACCTCTGGACATACGCAACCTCAAGCTGTTTACCCTAGTCGACGCgtcctttgccaacaacaaggatATGAGCTCCCAGATGGGATTCGTCATCGTACTCGGCAATGAAGTCACCTCAAGCGACACAAACTTCGGGATACGTGGCAACATCGTCCACTGGTCCTCAGTCAAATGCAAGCGGATCACCAGGAGCGTCCTCGCCTCCGAGATCTACGCGATGGCGCACGGCGTAGATATCGCAGTCGCGATCGGCGGCACCATTGATATGGTCATGGAACGACTCAACTTACCTAAGGTCCCCATCGTGGTATGCACCGACTCGCGATCGCTATACGATTGCCTTGTCAAGCTCGGCACCACCAAGGAGAAACGCCTTATGATTGACATCATGGCAATGCGCGAAGCCTACGAGCGCAGCGAACTCATGGATATCAGATGGATCGACGGTCGCGACAACCCAGCAGACTCTATGACAAAGGCAGGTTGCAACGCCGCGATAGAGAACCTCATCaactctaacgagctcaaCCTCCGAGTGCAAGGGTGGGTCAACCGTGATCGCAACACCAAGCCCACGACCGAGAGCACCGAGCTCAGCAACCTTGAAGGCACCAAGTAGTCAACGGGCACGTGTGCGCGATAACGAAGGACACAAGAGGAGGACATAAGGGCATACAGGAAGGCGTATAGCGCTAGCCGAGATAGGCAACTAGCTACATTTCGGCAGCAGGATATTATTACAGATTTGGAGGATTTGGGGACGGATCTGATCTCCCGGCACAAAAAGAAAAGATAGTCagtgttgggaatcgaacctgcggtagataaggcagctggttgctgcatgcacgagcttggattacacggctgactaagccgtgtggtccgagctctagctgctgccttactgccgacctccctccacctccatagaacaacaagaacaatcacaatcatttcaactcgttgcaacgaaggtgattccgataccttagccgtatcaacactCTCCAATGTTGCAAGGCCTTTTGCATCTACGAGATGTACTGTGATAGGTTTGTAGAACTAACACCCTACCTGTAATTTGCTTCCGAAGAATGAACATATCAGGAGATACATGTCATGGTACTATAGAACATGGGGAGGAGGAAGTGAGAAAATAGAAGGTAGGTGAGATACAAACAGGAAATGATTGCACACTTAATCATCCAAAACCAACGTTGTTCTTACTCTTCATGCGCCAGTTAGCGTCGATCAAGCAAGGATTGGAGTACATTACATCATGCAACTGGCGAGTTAGAGAAGCAGTCGGACAATCACAAATCATGAAGAAGAAAATACATTGTCACAATTGCAAATGAGAAGGCAGTGGATGGGTGTGTGAAGTGTTTATTGGTATCTCATATCCATTAATTCATGGTACTATCGTGAACCCGGCGAGAGTCATAGTGCTCATCGCGTTAAAGTGGTATTGTTCTGAACCTTTTGACCGTTAGTGGCAATTTTGCTGAAGCTTGAAGTGAGACAACATACCGAAGTGAAATGTCGAACCAGTGATCTAGTGCAATGAAGCACTTAGATGGAGCGCTTGTTGGCCTCAGCGGAGCCCTCGTGCTTCTCCTGGGAGAGCTTGTCGCCAGCGGCGCCGAGAGCACCAGAGGCACGGTCGGTGATGCTGTCGTTGCCGGGGACGTTGCCCTTGGCCTGCTGCTTGTTGCTCTCCTTGGAAGCCTCAGCAGAGGTGCCCTGGACGGTCTCGGAGACGTAGTTGGCGGCGTTCTTGACGGAGTTGACGGCCTGGCCGACGATGCCCTCGTTGGGAGTGTTGGCGTTGGGAGCAGACATTTTGATGAGGTTGGTTGGGTTGGTTGGTTTGAGGAAGGTTGATTGTTTGTTTGAAAGTATTGGAAGGTAGTTGAAGGCTTGATGTGTGATGAAGAAGAGTTTGGAGGCCAGACAGAGGGGTATTTAAGCAGTATGGGGGGTAAACAAGGGCGACTAGTTGACAGTGACGTATGTTGGATGTTACGTCATAAGAAAGGAGCTGAGGGTGAGAGAGCAGTGGCGCTAGCCTCTCTGGGGAGTGAGGGCCCAGACCACGCAAGCGCGATGGCGCCAGCGGTCCGCAACCAGGGCATGCAATGAACAAACGCAAGGAACACGGTGACACTCTTTTTTGAAAATCCCGCTGTCGATCGTTGATTTCCATGCATATCGCGTCATGGGCGTTTGCGCGCGTGATGTCGCATTCATTGCGTGCCTGAAAGTAGCCCCTCCATGGCCCCTCCTCTGACGTCACACTAAACAAGCCAGTTTTGCAATGTACATGCCGCGGATACACGATTGGTTTCGGAAGATGAAAGCTTTTACTCTGCTGTCTTCGCCATCTGACAATGACAAGGCTTATCTGGACAACGAGCACGTAAGGGAAGGAAGACATTGCCACATTGACGGCTAGTACGTCATATACGGCAAACTTGACATGTGAATCTTTCTGCCTGATCTGAGGGAGTTTGAGCTTTGTGCATAGAGCACTGACCCCTTTGCTTTCCAGCCCAACAGAGCATTCTCTTCAGCATCAGCTAGCAAACCTTCTCACCACTGCATGACGCCTCTAACCGTTACCAGAGAGACACAAACCGGTTGTCCGTCTCCGCGTTTTGTCCATGGCTCATATCCACAGCTGGCCAAACTCACAAACTCACGAGACTGGTAGCGTATGCGGGGGTGTTCGGCGCTTGGCCATGTCGATATGAGCTCCTTGCAATGGCATTGGTGCCAGCAAACGTATTACAGGTACTCTAGCCCTTTGCTAGTGGTGTTTTCATCCCTCGGCCTGCCTTTTCCGGAAGTTTCAGGAGGTGGCAGTGAGCCCAACCTGTATACTTTTGCTCGGGTCGGCTGCTGCGGTCTGCATGCCGAGGTAGGTCCCAATGCGATTTGAAAAGGCTATAGCCGGCTTTCAACGATTCGTCCAATCAGTTTTGTCCAGGTCATGCCGTCTCTTGTGGGTGGAATGGTGTCAATGCTCGCGTGCCCGTCCAGATTTGTGCCCCGCCAAGATATGGGACAGCCGCCATCGTATCACGTGGCTGGCTCATCTTCGATGCATATCTACGCTTACGGTACTTGGACAAGGTGGTTTACTATTGCCTTAGTAGCATGCGGAGTTGACCATGGGTATTCATATCACACTGGAAGAGGATTGGGAATATATAACTGTGTGGGTGCCAAATGATGGAGCCAGTTTTGGTCAAGGAAATTAATTGCCGCCGTGAGCGGATTGTCTAATGCCTCTATGATATCAAAGTGCATACATGTGAATCTGATATAGTGGTAGGAATGGGAGGGATGATGACAGCGCCTGGTCCTGCAAGCTCGCTGCCATGGGTACCGTCTCTGGGTGGGTATCGTGTCAAAGAATGGTGCAGTGCGGACGGTGACCCCGGCGCTTGGGCTTTGCCCCATGTGTCCTACTTCTTTGGCCAGGTCTGGGTGAATCCGGTGGGGCCATGCGGGCGCGTTCGATTTGATCTTTGCGGATGATTTGCCTACAGAGGTCGACAAAGGCTTCGTCGACATTTGCTCTTCTTCGGGCACTAGTCTCGAAGTAGGGAATGTTCCATTCACGGGATATGGCAAAAGCTCGGGGGCGCGGTACTGCTCGGTCTTCTTCCAAGTCTGACTTGTTGCCAATGAGAACCATGGGAACGTTGCTGTCTTCTTTTATTCGTCGGATCTGTTCGCGCAACTCTGCGAGTTCCCAGAAAGATGATGCGGAAGTTATGCTGAAGACCAACAGAAAACCTTGGCCAGTTTTCATGTACAGTTCTCTGTGCATTGTAAGTAGGGAACGGACAAGGAAGAAGGTAGGAGCATGGGTTTTTACCTCATGGCAGCTATCAGGACATTAGTATCAAGTTTGGTTTGTACGACCATTGAAACTTACTGAACTGCTCGGTCCCTGCAGTGTCGAGGATTTCCAGAATGACATGGCGGCCCTGGCGGGTGTCAGAAGGCTCAGCTACAAGGACATGGCAGCACTCACATCAACATCAAGAACTTTGCGATATGAGTCTTCGATGGTAGGGTCGTAGCTCTCTATCCATACATTCTGCACGAACTGGGCTGTTAGGCAGCTTTTCCCGACTCCACCTAATGCGCCACTGTCGTCAGTCGAGATCTAGCTGCTGATGGCGTACAGCTAGCGTAGGTACGTACCAGAACCGAGAACGACTATGTGATACTCGCGTTGCGACATGGCTCCTGTCTGGGCCCTTTGCGAAGTCGCGAGGTTTTGAAGAAAATAGCAAAAGTGCTCTTTGCCTCCTGTGGCGGTGTGTGCCACAGAGGGAGGAGCGGCTCAAGCTGGGGGCGTTTAGCGTTGGCTCAAGCTGGAGAGGCTTGGGTCGCTCAGACACAGCGTCGGCCTGTACCAACAAAGCGAATCTGGCGGTGGGCGTGGTACGAGGCTCTAGGCCAACCACACTCGTCAGCGCACCTATTTGCAACCAAGGCGCGTCCAATC from Pyrenophora tritici-repentis strain M4 chromosome 1, whole genome shotgun sequence encodes the following:
- a CDS encoding Gst, Glutathione S-transferase, whose amino-acid sequence is MADDQPTGLKANKGIELLTWGTPNGWKASILLEELKDAYGKDYTWQGINISKNTQKEAWFTKLGPNGRIPVIVDHDQGGFAVQEGLAILTYLTRHYDPEHKFSFADPLDVSRAEQWMAWQHGGLGPMQGQANHFNRFAKERIYYGMQRYTGETERLVGILDSHLANTDYLVGNKFSIADIASFGWIHMLRFSGVDLSSFPNLEKWWERILARPAVQRGLEVPSKSGFGNDSYLQKLKEDKEFAEKEHKLMEQIKEAKEQYGYKYSSP
- a CDS encoding MARVEL multi-domain protein, with the translated sequence MGLKFLPSSTLRGEKATLGTSLRASLSATTIARLVLRLFQFVMALTVIGMYAVDLDRARKADKYVDSKWVWAVVCGSLGAVASLVFMLPFFKAWFFFVVDAVLFLCYLVAFGIFGKMFIGEDPEGNKGIQRMKNGVWVLLTNVVLWFITAIVGAVLFWKARKARTTHTGRAGMHV
- a CDS encoding DamX, protein conserved in bacteria → MSAPNANTPNEGIVGQAVNSVKNAANYVSETESNKQQAKGNVPGNDSITDRASGALGAAGDKLSQEKHEGSAEANKRSI
- a CDS encoding GTPase SAR1 and related small G protein, translating into MSQREYHIVVLGSGGVGKSCLTAQFVQNVWIESYDPTIEDSYRKVLDVDGRHVILEILDTAGTEQFTAMRELYMKTGQGFLLVFSITSASSFWELAELREQIRRIKEDSNVPMVLIGNKSDLEEDRAVPRPRAFAISREWNIPYFETSARRRANVDEAFVDLCRQIIRKDQIERARMAPPDSPRPGQRSRTHGAKPKRRGHRPHCTIL